The following coding sequences are from one Poecile atricapillus isolate bPoeAtr1 chromosome 28, bPoeAtr1.hap1, whole genome shotgun sequence window:
- the NR2F6 gene encoding nuclear receptor subfamily 2 group F member 6 isoform X2, translating to MGARPTGWGPESGGVGAKGFWGHGVVPKFPDSERFWRRGVVPKGFGILKGFGGVGLSQKVLGFQEVLGSWCCPKRFWDSKKFWSRGVVPKCFGIPRGFGVLALSPRVLGSWHCPKMFWDSERFWSHGVVPKSFGIPKGFGVLALSQKVLGFQEVLEAWCCPKRFWDSRKFWNRGVVPKGFGIPRSFGVLALSPRVLGSWCCPKMFRDSERFWRRGVVPKGFGIPGSFGATGLSQKVLEPWCCPKKFWDPKRLWGPGVVPKSFGIPGSFGVVGLSQKVLGSQKVLGSWHCHQEFWGPGVVPRSLGIPKGFGVLELSQKVLGFQEVLGSWHCHQEFWGPSVVPKCFGVPKGFWCPGIVTKNFGVVTLSQKVLGSWCCPKKFWDSKRFWGRGIVPKISGIPKSFGVVVLSPKMEGTQRGGQSHPPTPGFRDLGFQDFGISGFWDFRILGFQDDSRPMESSLRHINSLINAN from the exons ATGGGGGCGCGGCCCACGGGGTGGGGCCCGGAGAGCGGCGGGGTTGGCGCCAAAGGTTTTTGGGGTCATGGTGTTGTCCCAAAGTTTCCGGATTCTGAAAGGTTTTGGAGGCGTGGGGTTGTCCCAAAAGGTTTTGGGATTCTGAAAG GTTTTGGAGGCGTGGGGTTGTCCCAAAAGGTTTTGGGATTCCAAGAAGTTTTGGGGTCCTGGTGTTGTCCCAAAAGATTTTGGGATTCCAAGAA GTTTTGGAGCCGTGGGGTTGTCCCAAAATGTTTTGGGATTCCAagaggttttggggtcctggCATTGTCACCAAGAGTTTTGGGGTCCTGGCATTGTCCCAAAATGTTTTGGGATTCTGAAAGGTTTTGGAGCCATGGTGTTGTCCCAAAAAGTTTTGGGATTCCAAAAGGTTTTGGGGTCCTGGCATTGTCCCAAAAGGTTTTGGGATTCCAAGAAGTTTTGGAGGCATGGTGTTGTCCCAAAAGGTTTTGGGATTCCAGGAAGTTTTGGAACCGTGGGGTTGTCCCAAAAGGTTTTGGGATTCCAAGAAGTTTTGGGGTCCTGGCATTGTCACCAAGAGTTTTGGGGTCCTGGTGTTGTCCCAAAATGTTTCGGGATTCTGAAAGGTTTTGGAGGCGTGGGGTTGTCCCAAAAGGTTTTGGGATTCCAGGAAGTTTTGGAGCCACGGGGTTGTCCCAAAAGGTTTTGGAGCCGTGGTGTTGTCCCAAAAAGTTTTGGGATCCCAAAAGGCTTTGGGGTCCTGGTGTTGTCCCAAAAAGTTTTGGGATTCCAGGAAGTTTTGGAGTCGTGGGGTTGTCCCAAAAAGTTTTGGGATCCCAAAAGGTTTTGGGGTCCTGGCATTGTCACCAAGAGTTTTGGGGTCCTGGTGTTGTCCCAAGAAGTTTGGGGATTCCAAAaggttttggggtcctggaATTGTCCCAAAAGGTTTTGGGATTCCAAGAGGTTTTGGGGTCTTGGCATTGTCACCaagagttttggggtcccagcgTTGTCCCGAaatgttttggggttccaaAAGGTTTTTGGTGTCCTGGAATTGTCACCAAGAATTTTGGGGTCGTGACATTGTCCCAAAaggttttggggtcctggtGTTGTCCCAAGAAGTTTTGGGATTCCAAAAGGTTTTGGGGTCGTGGCATTGTCCCAAAAATTTCTGGGATCCCAAAAAGTTTTGGGGTCGTGGTGTTGTCCCCAAAGatggaggggacacagagagggGGACAGAGCCACCCCCCCACACCGGGAtttcgggatttgggatttcaggattttgggatttcaggattttgggatttcaggattttgggattccaggACGATTCCCGGCCGATGGAATCCTCGCTCCGCCATATAAACTCATTAATTAACGCCAATTAA
- the NR2F6 gene encoding nuclear receptor subfamily 2 group F member 6 isoform X25 codes for MGARPTGWGPESGGVGAKGFWGHGVVPKFPDSERFWRRGVVPKGFGIPGSFGTVGLSQKVLGFQEVLGSWHCHQEFWGPGVVPKCFGILKGFGGVGLSQKVLGFQEALGSWCCPKKFWDSRKFWSRGVVPKSFGIPKGFGVLALSPRVLGSWCCPKKFGDSKRFWGPGIVPKGFGIPRGFGVLALSPRVLGSQRCPEMFWGSKRFLVSWNCHQEFWGRDIVPKGFGVLVLSQEVLGFQKVLGSWHCPKNFWDPKKFWGRGVVPKDGGDTERGTEPPPHTGISGFGISGFWDFRILGFQDFGIPGRFPADGILAPPYKLIN; via the exons ATGGGGGCGCGGCCCACGGGGTGGGGCCCGGAGAGCGGCGGGGTTGGCGCCAAAGGTTTTTGGGGTCATGGTGTTGTCCCAAAGTTTCCGGATTCTGAAAGGTTTTGGAGGCGTGGGGTTGTCCCAAAAG GTTTTGGGATTCCAGGAAGTTTTGGAACCGTGGGGTTGTCCCAAAAGGTTTTGGGATTCCAAGAAGTTTTGGGGTCCTGGCATTGTCACCAAGAGTTTTGGGGTCCTGGTGTTGTCCCAAAATGTTTCGGGATTCTGAAAGGTTTTGGAGGCGTGGGGTTGTCCCAAAAGGTTTTGGGATTCCAGGAA GCTTTGGGGTCCTGGTGTTGTCCCAAAAAGTTTTGGGATTCCAGGAAGTTTTGGAGTCGTGGGGTTGTCCCAAAAAGTTTTGGGATCCCAAAAGGTTTTGGGGTCCTGGCATTGTCACCAAGAGTTTTGGGGTCCTGGTGTTGTCCCAAGAAGTTTGGGGATTCCAAAaggttttggggtcctggaATTGTCCCAAAAGGTTTTGGGATTCCAAGAGGTTTTGGGGTCTTGGCATTGTCACCaagagttttggggtcccagcgTTGTCCCGAaatgttttggggttccaaAAGGTTTTTGGTGTCCTGGAATTGTCACCAAGAATTTTGGGGTCGTGACATTGTCCCAAAaggttttggggtcctggtGTTGTCCCAAGAAGTTTTGGGATTCCAAAAGGTTTTGGGGTCGTGGCATTGTCCCAAAAATTTCTGGGATCCCAAAAAGTTTTGGGGTCGTGGTGTTGTCCCCAAAGatggaggggacacagagagggGGACAGAGCCACCCCCCCACACCGGGAtttcgggatttgggatttcaggattttgggatttcaggattttgggatttcaggattttgggattccaggACGATTCCCGGCCGATGGAATCCTCGCTCCGCCATATAAACTCATTAATTAA
- the NR2F6 gene encoding nuclear receptor subfamily 2 group F member 6 isoform X9, with translation MGARPTGWGPESGGVGAKGFWGHGVVPKFPDSERFWRRGVVPKGFGILKGFGAVGLSQNVLGFQEVLGSWHCHQEFWGPGIVPKCFGILKGFGAMVLSQKVLGFQKVLGSWHCPKRFWDSKKFWRHGVVPKGFGIPRSFGVLALSPRVLGSWCCPKMFRDSERFWRRGVVPKGFGIPGSFGATGLSQKVLEPWCCPKKFWDPKRLWGPGVVPKSFGIPGSFGVVGLSQKVLGSQKVLGSWHCHQEFWGPGVVPRSLGIPKGFGVLELSQKVLGFQEVLGSWHCHQEFWGPSVVPKCFGVPKGFWCPGIVTKNFGVVTLSQKVLGSWCCPKKFWDSKRFWGRGIVPKISGIPKSFGVVVLSPKMEGTQRGGQSHPPTPGFRDLGFQDFGISGFWDFRILGFQDDSRPMESSLRHINSLINAN, from the exons ATGGGGGCGCGGCCCACGGGGTGGGGCCCGGAGAGCGGCGGGGTTGGCGCCAAAGGTTTTTGGGGTCATGGTGTTGTCCCAAAGTTTCCGGATTCTGAAAGGTTTTGGAGGCGTGGGGTTGTCCCAAAAGGTTTTGGGATTCTGAAAG GTTTTGGAGCCGTGGGGTTGTCCCAAAATGTTTTGGGATTCCAagaggttttggggtcctggCATTGTCACCAAGAGTTTTGGGGTCCTGGCATTGTCCCAAAATGTTTTGGGATTCTGAAAGGTTTTGGAGCCATGGTGTTGTCCCAAAAAGTTTTGGGATTCCAAAAGGTTTTGGGGTCCTGGCATTGTCCCAAAAGGTTTTGGGATTCCAAGAAGTTTTGGAGGCATGGTGTTGTCCCAAAAG GTTTTGGGATTCCAAGAAGTTTTGGGGTCCTGGCATTGTCACCAAGAGTTTTGGGGTCCTGGTGTTGTCCCAAAATGTTTCGGGATTCTGAAAGGTTTTGGAGGCGTGGGGTTGTCCCAAAAGGTTTTGGGATTCCAGGAAGTTTTGGAGCCACGGGGTTGTCCCAAAAGGTTTTGGAGCCGTGGTGTTGTCCCAAAAAGTTTTGGGATCCCAAAAGGCTTTGGGGTCCTGGTGTTGTCCCAAAAAGTTTTGGGATTCCAGGAAGTTTTGGAGTCGTGGGGTTGTCCCAAAAAGTTTTGGGATCCCAAAAGGTTTTGGGGTCCTGGCATTGTCACCAAGAGTTTTGGGGTCCTGGTGTTGTCCCAAGAAGTTTGGGGATTCCAAAaggttttggggtcctggaATTGTCCCAAAAGGTTTTGGGATTCCAAGAGGTTTTGGGGTCTTGGCATTGTCACCaagagttttggggtcccagcgTTGTCCCGAaatgttttggggttccaaAAGGTTTTTGGTGTCCTGGAATTGTCACCAAGAATTTTGGGGTCGTGACATTGTCCCAAAaggttttggggtcctggtGTTGTCCCAAGAAGTTTTGGGATTCCAAAAGGTTTTGGGGTCGTGGCATTGTCCCAAAAATTTCTGGGATCCCAAAAAGTTTTGGGGTCGTGGTGTTGTCCCCAAAGatggaggggacacagagagggGGACAGAGCCACCCCCCCACACCGGGAtttcgggatttgggatttcaggattttgggatttcaggattttgggatttcaggattttgggattccaggACGATTCCCGGCCGATGGAATCCTCGCTCCGCCATATAAACTCATTAATTAACGCCAATTAA
- the NR2F6 gene encoding nuclear receptor subfamily 2 group F member 6 isoform X20: MVLSQSFRILKGFGGVGLSQKVLGSWHCHQEFWGPGIVPKCFGILKGFGAMVLSQKVLGFQKVLGSWHCPKRFWDSKKFWRHGVVPKGFGIPRSFGVLALSPRVLGSWCCPKMFRDSERFWRRGVVPKGFGIPGSFGATGLSQKVLEPWCCPKKFWDPKRLWGPGVVPKSFGIPGSFGVVGLSQKVLGSQKVLGSWHCHQEFWGPGVVPRSLGIPKGFGVLELSQKVLGFQEVLGSWHCHQEFWGPSVVPKCFGVPKGFWCPGIVTKNFGVVTLSQKVLGSWCCPKKFWDSKRFWGRGIVPKISGIPKSFGVVVLSPKMEGTQRGGQSHPPTPGFRDLGFQDFGISGFWDFRILGFQDDSRPMESSLRHINSLINAN; encoded by the exons ATGGTGTTGTCCCAAAGTTTCCGGATTCTGAAAGGTTTTGGAGGCGTGGGGTTGTCCCAAAAG gttttggggtcctggCATTGTCACCAAGAGTTTTGGGGTCCTGGCATTGTCCCAAAATGTTTTGGGATTCTGAAAGGTTTTGGAGCCATGGTGTTGTCCCAAAAAGTTTTGGGATTCCAAAAGGTTTTGGGGTCCTGGCATTGTCCCAAAAGGTTTTGGGATTCCAAGAAGTTTTGGAGGCATGGTGTTGTCCCAAAAG GTTTTGGGATTCCAAGAAGTTTTGGGGTCCTGGCATTGTCACCAAGAGTTTTGGGGTCCTGGTGTTGTCCCAAAATGTTTCGGGATTCTGAAAGGTTTTGGAGGCGTGGGGTTGTCCCAAAAGGTTTTGGGATTCCAGGAAGTTTTGGAGCCACGGGGTTGTCCCAAAAGGTTTTGGAGCCGTGGTGTTGTCCCAAAAAGTTTTGGGATCCCAAAAGGCTTTGGGGTCCTGGTGTTGTCCCAAAAAGTTTTGGGATTCCAGGAAGTTTTGGAGTCGTGGGGTTGTCCCAAAAAGTTTTGGGATCCCAAAAGGTTTTGGGGTCCTGGCATTGTCACCAAGAGTTTTGGGGTCCTGGTGTTGTCCCAAGAAGTTTGGGGATTCCAAAaggttttggggtcctggaATTGTCCCAAAAGGTTTTGGGATTCCAAGAGGTTTTGGGGTCTTGGCATTGTCACCaagagttttggggtcccagcgTTGTCCCGAaatgttttggggttccaaAAGGTTTTTGGTGTCCTGGAATTGTCACCAAGAATTTTGGGGTCGTGACATTGTCCCAAAaggttttggggtcctggtGTTGTCCCAAGAAGTTTTGGGATTCCAAAAGGTTTTGGGGTCGTGGCATTGTCCCAAAAATTTCTGGGATCCCAAAAAGTTTTGGGGTCGTGGTGTTGTCCCCAAAGatggaggggacacagagagggGGACAGAGCCACCCCCCCACACCGGGAtttcgggatttgggatttcaggattttgggatttcaggattttgggatttcaggattttgggattccaggACGATTCCCGGCCGATGGAATCCTCGCTCCGCCATATAAACTCATTAATTAACGCCAATTAA
- the NR2F6 gene encoding nuclear receptor subfamily 2 group F member 6 isoform X21, producing the protein MFRDSERFWRRGVVPKGFGIPGSFGTVGLSQNFGILKGFGAMVLSQKVLGFQKVLGSWHCPKRFWDSKKFWRHGVVPKGFGIPRSFGVLALSPRVLGSWCCPKMFRDSERFWRRGVVPKGFGIPGSFGATGLSQKVLEPWCCPKKFWDPKRLWGPGVVPKSFGIPGSFGVVGLSQKVLGSQKVLGSWHCHQEFWGPGVVPRSLGIPKGFGVLELSQKVLGFQEVLGSWHCHQEFWGPSVVPKCFGVPKGFWCPGIVTKNFGVVTLSQKVLGSWCCPKKFWDSKRFWGRGIVPKISGIPKSFGVVVLSPKMEGTQRGGQSHPPTPGFRDLGFQDFGISGFWDFRILGFQDDSRPMESSLRHINSLINAN; encoded by the exons ATGTTTCGGGATTCTGAAAGGTTTTGGAGGCGTGGGGTTGTCCCAAAAG GTTTTGGGATTCCGGGAAGTTTTGGAACCGTGGGGTTGTCCCAAAA TTTTGGGATTCTGAAAGGTTTTGGAGCCATGGTGTTGTCCCAAAAAGTTTTGGGATTCCAAAAGGTTTTGGGGTCCTGGCATTGTCCCAAAAGGTTTTGGGATTCCAAGAAGTTTTGGAGGCATGGTGTTGTCCCAAAAG GTTTTGGGATTCCAAGAAGTTTTGGGGTCCTGGCATTGTCACCAAGAGTTTTGGGGTCCTGGTGTTGTCCCAAAATGTTTCGGGATTCTGAAAGGTTTTGGAGGCGTGGGGTTGTCCCAAAAGGTTTTGGGATTCCAGGAAGTTTTGGAGCCACGGGGTTGTCCCAAAAGGTTTTGGAGCCGTGGTGTTGTCCCAAAAAGTTTTGGGATCCCAAAAGGCTTTGGGGTCCTGGTGTTGTCCCAAAAAGTTTTGGGATTCCAGGAAGTTTTGGAGTCGTGGGGTTGTCCCAAAAAGTTTTGGGATCCCAAAAGGTTTTGGGGTCCTGGCATTGTCACCAAGAGTTTTGGGGTCCTGGTGTTGTCCCAAGAAGTTTGGGGATTCCAAAaggttttggggtcctggaATTGTCCCAAAAGGTTTTGGGATTCCAAGAGGTTTTGGGGTCTTGGCATTGTCACCaagagttttggggtcccagcgTTGTCCCGAaatgttttggggttccaaAAGGTTTTTGGTGTCCTGGAATTGTCACCAAGAATTTTGGGGTCGTGACATTGTCCCAAAaggttttggggtcctggtGTTGTCCCAAGAAGTTTTGGGATTCCAAAAGGTTTTGGGGTCGTGGCATTGTCCCAAAAATTTCTGGGATCCCAAAAAGTTTTGGGGTCGTGGTGTTGTCCCCAAAGatggaggggacacagagagggGGACAGAGCCACCCCCCCACACCGGGAtttcgggatttgggatttcaggattttgggatttcaggattttgggatttcaggattttgggattccaggACGATTCCCGGCCGATGGAATCCTCGCTCCGCCATATAAACTCATTAATTAACGCCAATTAA
- the NR2F6 gene encoding nuclear receptor subfamily 2 group F member 6 isoform X7, with translation MVSQSFRILKGFGGVGLSQKVLGFQEVLGSWCCPKRFWDSKKFWRRGVVPKGFGILKGFWGPGVVPKFQDSERFSSRGVVPKSFGIPGSFGTVGLSQNFGILKGFGAMVLSQKVLGFQKVLGSWHCPKRFWDSKKFWRHGVVPKGFGIPRSFGVLALSPRVLGSWCCPKMFRDSERFWRRGVVPKGFGIPGSFGATGLSQKVLEPWCCPKKFWDPKRLWGPGVVPKSFGIPGSFGVVGLSQKVLGSQKVLGSWHCHQEFWGPGVVPRSLGIPKGFGVLELSQKVLGFQEVLGSWHCHQEFWGPSVVPKCFGVPKGFWCPGIVTKNFGVVTLSQKVLGSWCCPKKFWDSKRFWGRGIVPKISGIPKSFGVVVLSPKMEGTQRGGQSHPPTPGFRDLGFQDFGISGFWDFRILGFQDDSRPMESSLRHINSLINAN, from the exons ATGGTGTCCCAAAGTTTCCGGATTCTGAAAGGTTTTGGAGGCGTGGGGTTGTCCCAAAAGGTTTTGGGATTCCAAGAAGTTTTGGGGTCCTGGTGTTGTCCCAAAAGATTTTGGGATTCCAAGAA GTTTTGGAGGCGTGGGGTTGTCCCAAAAGGTTTTGGGATTCTGAaaggtttttggggtcctggtGTTGTCCCAAAATTTCAGGATTCTGAAAGATTTTCGAGCCGTGGGGTTGTCCCAAAAA GTTTTGGGATTCCGGGAAGTTTTGGAACCGTGGGGTTGTCCCAAAA TTTTGGGATTCTGAAAGGTTTTGGAGCCATGGTGTTGTCCCAAAAAGTTTTGGGATTCCAAAAGGTTTTGGGGTCCTGGCATTGTCCCAAAAGGTTTTGGGATTCCAAGAAGTTTTGGAGGCATGGTGTTGTCCCAAAAG GTTTTGGGATTCCAAGAAGTTTTGGGGTCCTGGCATTGTCACCAAGAGTTTTGGGGTCCTGGTGTTGTCCCAAAATGTTTCGGGATTCTGAAAGGTTTTGGAGGCGTGGGGTTGTCCCAAAAGGTTTTGGGATTCCAGGAAGTTTTGGAGCCACGGGGTTGTCCCAAAAGGTTTTGGAGCCGTGGTGTTGTCCCAAAAAGTTTTGGGATCCCAAAAGGCTTTGGGGTCCTGGTGTTGTCCCAAAAAGTTTTGGGATTCCAGGAAGTTTTGGAGTCGTGGGGTTGTCCCAAAAAGTTTTGGGATCCCAAAAGGTTTTGGGGTCCTGGCATTGTCACCAAGAGTTTTGGGGTCCTGGTGTTGTCCCAAGAAGTTTGGGGATTCCAAAaggttttggggtcctggaATTGTCCCAAAAGGTTTTGGGATTCCAAGAGGTTTTGGGGTCTTGGCATTGTCACCaagagttttggggtcccagcgTTGTCCCGAaatgttttggggttccaaAAGGTTTTTGGTGTCCTGGAATTGTCACCAAGAATTTTGGGGTCGTGACATTGTCCCAAAaggttttggggtcctggtGTTGTCCCAAGAAGTTTTGGGATTCCAAAAGGTTTTGGGGTCGTGGCATTGTCCCAAAAATTTCTGGGATCCCAAAAAGTTTTGGGGTCGTGGTGTTGTCCCCAAAGatggaggggacacagagagggGGACAGAGCCACCCCCCCACACCGGGAtttcgggatttgggatttcaggattttgggatttcaggattttgggatttcaggattttgggattccaggACGATTCCCGGCCGATGGAATCCTCGCTCCGCCATATAAACTCATTAATTAACGCCAATTAA
- the NR2F6 gene encoding nuclear receptor subfamily 2 group F member 6 isoform X8, whose translation MVLSQSFRILKGFGGVGLSQKVLGFREVLEPWGCPKRFWSRGVVPKCFGIPRGFGVLALSPRVLGSWHCPKMFWDSERFWSHGVVPKSFGIPKGFGVLALSQKVLGFQEVLEAWCCPKRFWDSRKFWNRGVVPKGFGIPRSFGVLALSPRVLGSWCCPKMFRDSERFWRRGVVPKGFGIPGSFGATGLSQKVLEPWCCPKKFWDPKRLWGPGVVPKSFGIPGSFGVVGLSQKVLGSQKVLGSWHCHQEFWGPGVVPRSLGIPKGFGVLELSQKVLGFQEVLGSWHCHQEFWGPSVVPKCFGVPKGFWCPGIVTKNFGVVTLSQKVLGSWCCPKKFWDSKRFWGRGIVPKISGIPKSFGVVVLSPKMEGTQRGGQSHPPTPGFRDLGFQDFGISGFWDFRILGFQDDSRPMESSLRHINSLINAN comes from the exons ATGGTGTTGTCCCAAAGTTTCCGGATTCTGAAAGGTTTTGGAGGCGTGGGGTTGTCCCAAAAG GTTTTGGGATTCCGGGAAGTTTTGGAACCGTGGGGTTGTCCCAAAAGGTTTTGGAGCCGTGGGGTTGTCCCAAAATGTTTTGGGATTCCAagaggttttggggtcctggCATTGTCACCAAGAGTTTTGGGGTCCTGGCATTGTCCCAAAATGTTTTGGGATTCTGAAAGGTTTTGGAGCCATGGTGTTGTCCCAAAAAGTTTTGGGATTCCAAAAGGTTTTGGGGTCCTGGCATTGTCCCAAAAGGTTTTGGGATTCCAAGAAGTTTTGGAGGCATGGTGTTGTCCCAAAAGGTTTTGGGATTCCAGGAAGTTTTGGAACCGTGGGGTTGTCCCAAAAGGTTTTGGGATTCCAAGAAGTTTTGGGGTCCTGGCATTGTCACCAAGAGTTTTGGGGTCCTGGTGTTGTCCCAAAATGTTTCGGGATTCTGAAAGGTTTTGGAGGCGTGGGGTTGTCCCAAAAGGTTTTGGGATTCCAGGAAGTTTTGGAGCCACGGGGTTGTCCCAAAAGGTTTTGGAGCCGTGGTGTTGTCCCAAAAAGTTTTGGGATCCCAAAAGGCTTTGGGGTCCTGGTGTTGTCCCAAAAAGTTTTGGGATTCCAGGAAGTTTTGGAGTCGTGGGGTTGTCCCAAAAAGTTTTGGGATCCCAAAAGGTTTTGGGGTCCTGGCATTGTCACCAAGAGTTTTGGGGTCCTGGTGTTGTCCCAAGAAGTTTGGGGATTCCAAAaggttttggggtcctggaATTGTCCCAAAAGGTTTTGGGATTCCAAGAGGTTTTGGGGTCTTGGCATTGTCACCaagagttttggggtcccagcgTTGTCCCGAaatgttttggggttccaaAAGGTTTTTGGTGTCCTGGAATTGTCACCAAGAATTTTGGGGTCGTGACATTGTCCCAAAaggttttggggtcctggtGTTGTCCCAAGAAGTTTTGGGATTCCAAAAGGTTTTGGGGTCGTGGCATTGTCCCAAAAATTTCTGGGATCCCAAAAAGTTTTGGGGTCGTGGTGTTGTCCCCAAAGatggaggggacacagagagggGGACAGAGCCACCCCCCCACACCGGGAtttcgggatttgggatttcaggattttgggatttcaggattttgggatttcaggattttgggattccaggACGATTCCCGGCCGATGGAATCCTCGCTCCGCCATATAAACTCATTAATTAACGCCAATTAA
- the NR2F6 gene encoding nuclear receptor subfamily 2 group F member 6 isoform X18, which translates to MFRDSERFWRRGVVPKGFGVLALSPRVLGSWHCPKMFWDSERFWSHGVVPKSFGIPKGFGVLALSQKVLGFQEVLEAWCCPKRFWDSRKFWNRGVVPKGFGIPRSFGVLALSPRVLGSWCCPKMFRDSERFWRRGVVPKGFGIPGSFGATGLSQKVLEPWCCPKKFWDPKRLWGPGVVPKSFGIPGSFGVVGLSQKVLGSQKVLGSWHCHQEFWGPGVVPRSLGIPKGFGVLELSQKVLGFQEVLGSWHCHQEFWGPSVVPKCFGVPKGFWCPGIVTKNFGVVTLSQKVLGSWCCPKKFWDSKRFWGRGIVPKISGIPKSFGVVVLSPKMEGTQRGGQSHPPTPGFRDLGFQDFGISGFWDFRILGFQDDSRPMESSLRHINSLINAN; encoded by the exons ATGTTTCGGGATTCTGAAAGGTTTTGGAGGCGTGGGGTTGTCCCAAAAG gttttggggtcctggCATTGTCACCAAGAGTTTTGGGGTCCTGGCATTGTCCCAAAATGTTTTGGGATTCTGAAAGGTTTTGGAGCCATGGTGTTGTCCCAAAAAGTTTTGGGATTCCAAAAGGTTTTGGGGTCCTGGCATTGTCCCAAAAGGTTTTGGGATTCCAAGAAGTTTTGGAGGCATGGTGTTGTCCCAAAAGGTTTTGGGATTCCAGGAAGTTTTGGAACCGTGGGGTTGTCCCAAAAGGTTTTGGGATTCCAAGAAGTTTTGGGGTCCTGGCATTGTCACCAAGAGTTTTGGGGTCCTGGTGTTGTCCCAAAATGTTTCGGGATTCTGAAAGGTTTTGGAGGCGTGGGGTTGTCCCAAAAGGTTTTGGGATTCCAGGAAGTTTTGGAGCCACGGGGTTGTCCCAAAAGGTTTTGGAGCCGTGGTGTTGTCCCAAAAAGTTTTGGGATCCCAAAAGGCTTTGGGGTCCTGGTGTTGTCCCAAAAAGTTTTGGGATTCCAGGAAGTTTTGGAGTCGTGGGGTTGTCCCAAAAAGTTTTGGGATCCCAAAAGGTTTTGGGGTCCTGGCATTGTCACCAAGAGTTTTGGGGTCCTGGTGTTGTCCCAAGAAGTTTGGGGATTCCAAAaggttttggggtcctggaATTGTCCCAAAAGGTTTTGGGATTCCAAGAGGTTTTGGGGTCTTGGCATTGTCACCaagagttttggggtcccagcgTTGTCCCGAaatgttttggggttccaaAAGGTTTTTGGTGTCCTGGAATTGTCACCAAGAATTTTGGGGTCGTGACATTGTCCCAAAaggttttggggtcctggtGTTGTCCCAAGAAGTTTTGGGATTCCAAAAGGTTTTGGGGTCGTGGCATTGTCCCAAAAATTTCTGGGATCCCAAAAAGTTTTGGGGTCGTGGTGTTGTCCCCAAAGatggaggggacacagagagggGGACAGAGCCACCCCCCCACACCGGGAtttcgggatttgggatttcaggattttgggatttcaggattttgggatttcaggattttgggattccaggACGATTCCCGGCCGATGGAATCCTCGCTCCGCCATATAAACTCATTAATTAACGCCAATTAA